The following is a genomic window from Saprospiraceae bacterium.
TTTGATAGATTTATTGGGCGGAAAAGAACCCTTTGCTGCAAAACTTGATCAGTTATTTTCTGTAAAAGAAGGCGTTACAGGCGAGGAGGCATCCAGCGATATCTCCGGATTAATCGGTGCTTATGCCCATGGAAACGAACCGGGACATCACACTACTTTCCTTTTCAACTATGCGGGAAAACCTTGGCGTACTCAGGAACTAAACCGCCAGATTCAAACAACAATGTACACAACAGCTCCCGATGGCTTGTGTGGTAATGAAGACTGTGGCCAAATGTCCGCATGGTATATTTTCAGCGCTATGGGTTTCTATCCGGTCAACCCATCCGAACTCACCTATCAATTTGGCTCACCAATAGTACAAGAAGCTAAAATAGAGATCGCTCCTGGAAAATTCTTTACCATGAAAGCGCCATTAGCATCTGTCGAAAACAAATATATCCAGGAAGTAAAATTAAATGGTCAGAATCTGCAACGCCATTTTATCACTCATCAGGAAATTATGGATGGTGGCACACTGGAGTTCACCATGGGACCGAAAGCTAATAAAAGTTTAAACTAAAAGAAAGATCAGCCAAACAATGAAATGATTTGTAATTTGAATATCTTGATCCGATAATTTCCAAAAAAACAAAAATTAAACCAAAGCATGAAAAAATGTGTATACTTCCTCATCCTTCTGTTTGGATCCTTAAATTCGTATAGTCAAAAAGACTTTATGAACGAGTCTCAAAAAGAGAAGGAAATCCGAATGAAATGGTGGCAGGATGCTACTTTCGGAATGTTTATACATTGGGGACTTTATGCAATTCCGGCCGGAGAATACAATGGAAAAGGTGGTGGCGCAGAGTGGATCATGGAGACCCATAAAATTCCGACACCTGAATATGAAAAATTTGCTAGTCAATTTAACCCACAAAAATTCAATGCCTTGGAATGGGTGCAAACAGCCAAAAATGCAGGCATGAAATATATGGTGATTACTTCCAAACATCATGACGGATTTTGTCTCTGGGATAGTAAATACACGGATTATGATGTAATAGATGCAACTCCATTCAAAAGAGATATCATGAAAGAACTTTCTGATGCCTGCAAAAATGAAGGAATTGTATTCGGAATGTATCATTCCATTATGGATTGGCATCATCCGGATGCGAAATCTAAAGATTATCCTCACCAGTCCAAGACGAATCCCGATTTTGACCATTACAGGGAAAATTATCTGAAACCACAATTGAAAGAACTTGTTGAGAATTATGACCCTGCTATTTTATGGTTTGATGGTGAGTGGATACCGGAATGGACTGAAGTCCAGGGAAAAGACTTGTATAATTTCGTAAGAAATCTTAAGCCATCTATAATCATCAACAATCGTGTAGGCAAAGGTCGTGGCGGAATGCAAGGAATGAATAAATATAAAAATGCAGCCGGTGATTTTGGCACTCCAGAGCAAGAAATCCTTGAAGTATTTTCAAAAGAATATTGGGAAAGTTGTATCACATTAAATAATAGTTGGGGCTATAGCAAAGAAGATAAAAAATGGAAATCTCCTCAAACAATTATCAATACTTTGGTAGATATAAGTGCAAAAGGTGGCAATTTACTGCTCAATGTAGGTCCAAAGGCAGACGGCACTATACCTTTGGAAAGTGTACAAAATCTTGAAGAAGTAGGAAAATGGCTGAAAATAAATCATGAAGCTATTTTTAAAACTAATGCTATTCCACACTTTAAAGAAGGAGACGATATAAGATTCACACAAACACAAGACAGCAAGTATGTCTATGCCATAGCAAATAATAACATTACCAATGAATTGGTGATTCAATCTGTTAAACCTCTGAAAGGATCCAAGATAAATCTAATAGGTACTGAAAGGACGCTTGATTGGTCCTGGAGTAAAAAGAAATTAAAAATTCAACTCCCTGAAAACTTACCTTCAAGTCATGGTTTCGCTGTAAAAATAGAAGGAATCAGTGTAGGAAAAGGGTACACAGTGAGTACTTCTCCGGTCGCTGTAAAACACAAGGCAGCTTTATCATCCGTTACCTACACTACCCCACCAAATGATATGTATGGATTGGATAAAAATAATGCATTGACAGATGGGAAATTGGGTACCAAAAAATATGATGATGGGTATTGGTTAGGCTGGTTTGGGCATGATATAGAAGCTGTTGTTGACTTAAAAAAGTTACAGCAGTAAACTACTTTTCTCTTCATTGTCTACAAAGTACGAACGCCTGGATCGTCTATCCCAAATCTTTAACCTGGTGGGGATCAACTGATAACAAAATATGGAACCAAATCCACCATTTTGAAACAAATGCCAGTGCCGGCCATCATGGAGAATTGACCCAATCATTTGAATATAAAACGGAAACCAAAAATAAATATCGTTACATTAAAGTAAAAGCAGCATGTTATGGCACTTTGCCGGATGGTCACCCGGGAGCAGGAAACAAGGCTTGGGTGTTTGCTGATGAGATCATTATAAGATGATCATATCCAAAAAAAATAATCAAAAGCTAATAATTGTAAACATGGAAATATATGTAGGAAGGATTCCATTTAAATGGAAAGAAAAGGATCTCTATGAACTTTTTGAACCTTATGGAAAGTTGACACAGGCTGTCATAATTATTGACAAGATCACACGCCAGAATAAAGGATTTGGATTTGTTACAATAGATGATAACAACTCAGGTATCAGAGCTATAGAAGCCCTGAATAACAAGGAGATTGATGGTAGAAATATCATAGTTTCTATAAGTAATCCAAAAGAAAAAGGATCATCCGGCAATAATGTGAGAACTAAAGGTCGAAATGAAGATAAGACAACTCACCATACAAAACCGGCAAAAAAACTGCCACCATGGCTTAGAAAAGAGTATTGATGAAGAGTAATTGGACAAAATTTCGATCAAAACTTTAGAGTATGTGATGTTCTTCATACACTAAAAAAAGCCCTTCCCCAAATATGGCGAAAGGCTTTTTTATGATCTTAAACTAACAGTATTTTATCTTGTGAAGAGTAATTCTCTGTACTTAGTCAACGGCCAGATTTCATCATCGATCAGGAGTTCCAATTTATCACAGGCATATCTGATGACATCAAAGTAAGGCTTCACTTTGTTACAGTATGCTACTGCCTTTTTATCAGCATGGTCAATTTTGTTTGCAACTTTACGCTCTTCAGTCATTTTTTCTACATTTGAAATGATGGAGCTGATGTGTCCTGAAATTTGCTTTATTAGATTGATTTGTTCAGAAGCATATTGTTCAAAATCCTTACCAAAGATATCTTTCAACCCCTGCACATTTTCTATCAGCTTGTTTTGGTAACTTACCGCTGTAGGGATTACATGATTTCTTGCGATATCACCAAGAATACGACCTTCTATTTGCACTTTTTTAATATATTCTTCAAGTTCAATCTCATACCTTGCTTCCACCTCAATTTTGTTCATGATCTTATGCTTCTCAAATAAATCAAGGGTGTTTTTGTGAACCATCACTTTTAATGCTTCAGGTGTGGTTTTAAAATTGCTCAATCCACGACCTTCAGCTTCCTTGACCCATTCGTCGCTATAGCCATCACCTTCAAACCTTATTTTTTTGGACTCCTTGATCAATTCTCTCAACACATTAA
Proteins encoded in this region:
- a CDS encoding alpha-L-fucosidase, whose protein sequence is MKKCVYFLILLFGSLNSYSQKDFMNESQKEKEIRMKWWQDATFGMFIHWGLYAIPAGEYNGKGGGAEWIMETHKIPTPEYEKFASQFNPQKFNALEWVQTAKNAGMKYMVITSKHHDGFCLWDSKYTDYDVIDATPFKRDIMKELSDACKNEGIVFGMYHSIMDWHHPDAKSKDYPHQSKTNPDFDHYRENYLKPQLKELVENYDPAILWFDGEWIPEWTEVQGKDLYNFVRNLKPSIIINNRVGKGRGGMQGMNKYKNAAGDFGTPEQEILEVFSKEYWESCITLNNSWGYSKEDKKWKSPQTIINTLVDISAKGGNLLLNVGPKADGTIPLESVQNLEEVGKWLKINHEAIFKTNAIPHFKEGDDIRFTQTQDSKYVYAIANNNITNELVIQSVKPLKGSKINLIGTERTLDWSWSKKKLKIQLPENLPSSHGFAVKIEGISVGKGYTVSTSPVAVKHKAALSSVTYTTPPNDMYGLDKNNALTDGKLGTKKYDDGYWLGWFGHDIEAVVDLKKLQQ
- a CDS encoding RNA-binding protein, whose protein sequence is MEIYVGRIPFKWKEKDLYELFEPYGKLTQAVIIIDKITRQNKGFGFVTIDDNNSGIRAIEALNNKEIDGRNIIVSISNPKEKGSSGNNVRTKGRNEDKTTHHTKPAKKLPPWLRKEY